A DNA window from Solanum lycopersicum chromosome 3, SLM_r2.1 contains the following coding sequences:
- the LOC101256849 gene encoding E3 ubiquitin-protein ligase SINA-like 10, with protein MIRVNHSSSSKEEEEMARFSVGRDEHDNDEGGPCNSSTSVCKRRRTTAGNFSRGVVIRQQEEVEERERERVVQEKVEEEDWGSESEGNFRSSGDRRVPVRESEVLRKNRSISGESVYQNFEDSIINRSISVTLLDPDVLDCPICFEHLCVPVFQCGNGHIACAPCCIKIANKCPSCCLPIGYNRCQAMENVLESLKVSGVNNRYGCKEILNLSKKIDHENV; from the exons ATGATAAGAGTGAACCATTCATCTAGcagcaaagaagaagaagaaatggcGAGATTTTCAGTTGGAAGAGATGAACATGATAATGATGAAGGAGGACCCTGTAACTCCAGCACATCTGTATGCAAGAGACGGAGGACTACCGCCGGAAATTTCTCTCGCGGCGTCGTAATCCGTCAACaagaagaagtagaagaaaGAGAAAGGGAAAGGGTTGTTCAGGAAAAAGTAGAGGAGGAGGATTGGGGATCGGAATCTGAGGGAAATTTCCGATCGAGCGGTGATCGGAGGGTGCCAGTTCGTGAATCCGAGGTTTTAAGAAAGAACAGGTCTATTTCTGGTGAGAGCGTGTATCAGAATTTTGAGGATTCAATCATAAACAGGTCAATTTCTGTGACGTTATTGGATCCGGATGTGTTGGATTGCCCGATCTGCTTTGAACATCTCTGTGTTCCTGTCTTTCAG TGTGGGAATGGGCACATAGCATGTGCCCCTTGCTGCATCAAGATTGCTAATAAGTGTCCATCATGTTGTTTGCCAATTGGATATAACCGTTGTCAAGCTATGGAGAATGTTCTAGAATCTCTGAAAGTGTCAGGCGTGAACAATAGGTATGGTTGCAAGGAGATTCTGAATCTTAGTAAGAAAATTGACCATGAAAATGTATGA